One genomic region from Sphingobacterium multivorum encodes:
- a CDS encoding SanA/YdcF family protein translates to MKKIKRVVLVVLVLCVVALVVVVLTNSNITAKTESAIFTELTDVPRTKVAIIFGAGINGDQPSRYLKDRLDAGISLYKNHKVDKILLSGDNGRDEYDELSVMKLYCQKNGIDTTKIYIDYAGFDSYSTMYRAKYIFNVDTAILVSQKYHLNRCVYLGDKLGIKSFGYSADRGVYQGYKYYAFREKLSVAKAVLDIMRNRKPKYLGKQVDVNGTSNYTKE, encoded by the coding sequence ATGAAAAAGATTAAAAGGGTGGTTTTAGTTGTTCTGGTCCTATGCGTAGTAGCCCTGGTTGTTGTGGTGTTAACCAACAGCAATATAACGGCTAAAACAGAGTCGGCGATTTTTACCGAACTCACCGATGTGCCAAGAACCAAGGTAGCCATTATTTTTGGTGCTGGTATCAATGGTGATCAGCCAAGTAGGTATCTGAAAGATAGACTCGATGCCGGGATTTCGTTGTATAAAAACCACAAAGTGGATAAAATATTGTTGTCAGGAGACAACGGAAGAGACGAGTACGATGAGCTTAGCGTAATGAAGTTGTACTGTCAGAAAAATGGTATCGATACCACAAAAATTTACATCGATTATGCTGGGTTCGATAGCTACTCGACCATGTACCGGGCAAAATATATATTTAATGTTGATACGGCAATTTTGGTATCTCAAAAATATCATCTAAATAGATGTGTTTATCTGGGTGATAAATTGGGCATAAAATCATTCGGTTATAGTGCGGATCGAGGAGTTTATCAGGGATATAAATACTATGCATTTAGAGAAAAACTATCGGTTGCGAAAGCCGTTTTGGATATCATGAGAAATAGAAAACCAAAGTATTTAGGTAAGCAGGTTGATGTAAACGGAACATCGAATTATACGAAAGAATAA